The nucleotide sequence TGACGAAAACAAAAGCTTTCATTTGGCAGCCCAGGATGGTCCTCCCGGCTATGCTTATAGAGCAGGGACTGATATTTCCCTTACCACAGAATGGAGGAGATTTGAGTACAGCTTTACGGCAGATACAAGTGGCGAAGGAGTTGTGCGATTCAACTTCTTTTTAGGAGCGCAAACAGGAGACTATTATTTTGACAATTTTAGCTTGGTAGCAGAAGACGATATCGAACTACCAGCCCCTACCCCACCAACAGAAGGAGCATGGGAATCGGATGTCTATAGAAACATGCTTGCAGAACTAGGGAAAACTCCAGAACAGATTAACAGCAAAATTGACGAGGCATTTAACCAATTATTTTATGGCAATCCAGAAAATGAAGCTATCTACTATGAAACGGACGATGACATGGCCTACATTTTAGATGTTTCCGCTAATGACATCCGTACAGAAGGTGTTTCTTATGGAATGATGATTGCCGTACAACTGGATAAGCAGGAAGAATTTGACAAACTATGGAAGTTTGCAAAAACATATATGCAACATCAGGAGGGACCAAGAAAGGGATACTTTGCATGGCAGGTAGATGCCGACACCTATGAAAAACTTGACAATAACTCAGCTCCTGACGGTGAGGTATGGTTTGCCATGTCTCTTTTCTTTGCTTCTCACAGATGGGGCGACGGAGAAGGCATTTTTGATTATCAAGCAGAAGCTCAGGCCCTGCTTTATGACATGCTAAACCTGGAAGAAAGAAACGGTGGCATAGTAGACGGTTTGACCAACATGTTTAACAGAGATGAAAAGCAGATTGTATTCGTCCCTGAAGGTGAAAATGCAGAATATACCGACCCTTCTTACCACGTGCCTGGCTTCTTTAAACTGTTTGCAAAATGGTCTGAGCATGACAATGAGCTTTGGAGCGATATAGCTGATACCAGCAGATCGTTCCTGCTAAAAGCAATGCACCCTGAAACCGGCCTGACAACAGAATACATGACTTTTGATGCTCAACCTAAAGAAACATCTTTTAATGATAAGTCACATTACTTCGCCTATGACTCATGGAGAGTTGTTGGTAACGTAGCAATGGACGCACATTGGTTTGGGGAAGACTGGCACACAGAGCAGGCAGACAAAGTTCTTTCCTTCTTCAATGCACAAGGCACCACCTACCCTGCCCTTTATGAGCAAGACGGCACACCGCTCGAGGACAACCACAGTTCCCCAGGGCTGGTGGCTATGAATGCAGCGGGCACATTGGCTTCTGCTGAAGAGCATGCTTGGACATTCCTTAACAGCTTTTATAACCAATCCGTACCAACAGGTGAGCATAGATACTATGACGGTGTTTTGCATATGCTAGGCCTTTTACATACGTCTGGAAACTTCAGGATCTGGGCACCAGATGAAACTACATCCGCCGCTAAAAAGTCTGAAAACGCATTTTCTGTAACAGTTTACCCAAATCCTGCTAACGCCGGCCAAGGCATTGTTATAAAGTCGGAAGACCTAGAAAAGGGAACTGCTTTGCTTAAAGATTCTTCAGGAAGAATTTTACGTTCTACTGAACTAGTTTCAGGTGAAGGAATAATAGCTACAGAATCTTTAGCAAAAGGAATGTACTTTATTCAGGTAACCTCTTCTAAAGGAAGTTATGTTAAGAAAGTAATTGTTCAGTAAAACCAATAAAAACCGCAAAACCTTTTGCAAACTTATAACAAAAGCACAGAGTCCAATCAGGGCTCTGTGCTTAAACCTGAAATATCAATAGAACAGTTCTTACTCCTCTAACCACTCTATCTGTTTCAGTTCTTATAATTTCAAAATCCTGACCCCCTAAGGATAACTATGAATAAACGCAAACAGCCTAACTAAAGCAACTAATCCTGAGCACCTTGCATATAAAACTCTTTTTTATTATTTTTTCATAGTTATTAACCCCATTTTTTAATTATTAAAATAAAACAACATGTCATTTGTACAAAAACTTCCGACTAAGGGAAAAGCTACATCCTATGCAGATTTCTGGAACTGGTTTCAGGAGAATGAAAAACCTTTTCATCAAGCAATTAAGGAAGGCGAGCATATTGAAGCTAAATTTTTCAACAAATTGCACCCAAAGCTTGCGGAACTGAACGAAGGGTTCTACTTTTTGGCCGGAATGATGGATGACCATACCGCAGAGCTAATAGTTACCCCAGAAGGAATTATTAAAAACATAGTTTTCACAGAAGAACTCATAAAAGCAGCTCCGCCTATAGAAGGTTGGAAGTTTACTGCATTAAAACCTTCACTAGACATTAGCAACGTATGCATAATGATGGAAGGTATTGAGTTCAGTAAAGACAACCTGTTTTTCTACCCAACTGTAAACACTAGCTATCCAGACGAAATAAACATCAATATTGTCCACAGGGATTATAGCGAAAATAATAAAGAAGTTATCAATCACGGTGTACTAATTTTTCTTGACAACTATCTTGGGGAACTGAATTTTGTAGAAACAATTGACAACCTGTCTGTTTCAGAAGACATGAACATAAAAGAAGAGTTAATCCCTATAGAAAAGCTAAAGGCTTTCCTCAACTGGCGCCAGAAAGAGTTTACCGAAAAGTACCATGGAATCCGGCTGGACACCAGCAATGATGCACATGCTATTTTAGAAGCAAGCTTGGAAAATGGCGACCCGCTATTGGCAGCTATTAACACAGATTTACTCCAATGGGATTGTAAAGCTTCTCACCCATGGATAGTTATTGTAGAACTGCAATTCAATGGTGATACAAATACCGGAATGCCCAACACTGAGGATTACCAAAAGCTTAATGAAATAGAAGAAGATATAAAGTTAAAAGACGCCGAGGGTTACCTTTACATTGGCCGACAAACAACTCGAAACTCAAGAGAAATATATTTCGCTTGTAAAGACTTCAGAAAACCTTCCAAAATCCTCTATATGGCACAACAAAAATATTCGGGGTTATTCGGCTTCGACTATCATATCTACAAAGACAAATACTGGAAAACCTTTAAGCGCTTTTTGCCAAACAAGTGAGACTACACTCCTAGAAAAAGCAGTACTGATTTTTAAGGGAAATTTTTAAAAACTTATAACTAATCCGGCCCTTTACAAGTTATTTATATAAAAAAACGGGTATTTTTTATAAACATCCCAATACCTCCAAACTACAGAACTATGAACAGATTCAACGAAAATGAGCTCATCTTCAAAAACAAAAATGAAATTACTTTACGCATCCTTATAAACTCAGCTATTAAAAATGAATATGCTGGACTGATAAACCTTAAAGAGATGCCAGAGATACACGAGATTATAAATTTATATTCAGAAAATTAAAACTAAAACAAGAACCGCCAGTTTAACACATTGGCGGTTTTGCTTTTACATTAGTTTGTAGAAGGAAAAAATATTACCAAAAAAATATCCACCAAAGTAATTGCTATCAGCGAAAGATTGACATTTATACCTAGGTCAAATAATGACTTTTCGAAAAAAAGTATTTTTAGTTTTAGAAGAAACCACTGAACCAAAGTCTCTTAGTTGGTATTTCGACCTATTTCTGATAAATCTTATTGTATTAAATGTTGTAGCTGTAATTTTAGAAACAGTAGATGGTATTTATAACCCTTTAAGTATTTTCTTTACTGGGTTTGAATACTTTTCCATTACATTTTTCGCCATTGAATATCTACTCCGCGTATGGGCCATTATCGAATCACCAAAAAAAAGACACCCTATTAAAGGCCGTTTAAACTACATGTATTCATTTTTAGGCATAGTAGATTTGCTTGCATTTTTACCATTCTTTCTCCCCTTTTTAGGTATTGATTTCAGGTTTATAAGAATGTTACGCTTACTCCGCCTTTTCAGGCTGATGAAAATTACCAGGTATTTTGGAACCTTAGAGTTAATATCTAACGTGGTAAAAAACAAAAGGGTCGAACTGTCCATTACCATTACGTTGCTAGCTTTAATATTAATATTTACATCCAGCTTAATGTACTTTGTTGAACACACTGCACAACCAGAAGCATTTTCTAGCATACCTGCCACCATGTGGTGGGGTGTGGCTACATTAACAACAGTAGGGTATGGAGACATGTACCCTTTTACTCCATTAGGCAGGTTTTTAGGGGCTGTCATCGCAGTACTAGGACTTGGTTTCTTTGCTTTGCCTGCCGGTATATTATCATCAGGATTTGCGGAAGAAATTAAAAAAAGGAAAACAAAACCTCATAAAAATAAAGCGAACGGCAAATGCCCTCATTGCGGAAAAAGCTTAAAAGGTCAATAATACTGTATTTCATATCAAACCCGCCCCAAAAGCTCGTATAAATAACCTACACCCCAGAAAAAGCATATAAAACCATACAATCATCACATTCTGCACTAATAAAAGTCATTTTTTCATACACCAAAGATTTGTTCCTTTGTATAAGAAAAAAGGGATAAATCCTTGAAAATTAAGGACAATAAAATGGTAGAAATATGGATATTTTAAGCTATTCTAAACTGATACTGGAAAAAGTAAGCTTTGACCGTGGTTTATTTGAAAAGGAATTAAAAAAGTCACTTATAAACCTTAACTACCTACAGCAAAGAGAACTGATAGATTGGTGCAGAAACAAGTTTGGGAAAAGCCGTCCAGACCTCTGGGTTCATGCATAAACCTAAACATGAGCAAAGCAACTGATTTTGAAGTTATTTTGCTAACATAACAGAAACCTATTTGCCATTTCAGGTTAAAAAAAATAGGTTAAAAGATCATAAACCTGTCCTTTAACCTATTGATGATATAACTAGACTCCTTTACAAAAGCAGACAACCTCCAAGCAGGTACTTTTAAACTTATCCGAAAGTACCTGCTGTTGTTTCATCTATTGTCTGAAGCACCAAGCTTAAACAGCAAGAGCGTATTCAAATCTTTCAACAGCTAAGATAGCATTATATATTCCCCTCACACTGTTTTCCCAAGTGTGTGTGGCCGCAAACGCCTTCAACATGTTAGCCCTGTCGTCCGTAAATTCATTATAGGCTTTTCTGATCAGCTGGACGTACTCTTCTTTAGAGTTTGCCAAATAAACATGATCCTTAAAAACCTCCATAGCTTTTGTCTTAGTAGCCACCGATGGTTTACCCATAGCTAGATATTCGTCAATCTTCCGAGGGTAATTGCCAATTGTAAGAGCATTGACAAGCTGCGGGTTAAGACAGACATCAAAACGTTGAATATATTGGGGCAACTCTTGTATGCTCTTGTTTCCAAGAAAGTGTACATTCTTCCTCTTGTGCAAAGAACTTTTTTGAAAGTTTTCATCTTCTGGACCTACCAGTACAAGATTCCACTCAGGCATGTTATCTGCAATATATTCTAAAATAGATATATCTAATCGATGACTGTTTAAAGCTCCAACATAACCTACAACTGGACTTTGTATATTTTGCAAATCTTCAGGAGCTCCTACACCTGCCCTTTCTTTAAAATGACTCAAATCGCAACCTTGACCAACATAGAACACCTTATGGTTATAAGCCTCTGCATATTGAGAAAGGTAAGTAGAATTGGTTACCACCACATCAGCCTTGCCAATAAGCTTCTTTTCCATTCTTTCACCATGTTTTGCCCAATACTTCAAACCAACCAGATAGTCCCGTATATAATACACATATTGGCTTGGCTGTAAAAGCTCTTTTAAGTGGTAGCCTTTAAAGAAGTCATTATCATTAAATAATATAAAATCCTTGAACCCCAAACGTTCTATTGCTCCAAGAATTTTATTTGCAAGACGCTGATTGTTAACTTTATTTATGTAGTCAAATATACTATTAATATTTAGCCAGTTCACAGACTCCATTACAGTCTTTGGATAAAGGTTCCAAAGGTTTTCGGAAACTTGGACTAGGTCTTCCTTTTCCCCTTTATTAATAGCGATCCTTTTCTGCATAGAGGGATTATTTCGCCTAGTAATTAGTGAAGCCCTGTCTACTGGTCTATTAATGTAAAGCACTCTGTTATGCTTTGCAATCTCTTCTGCAATATTTTTACAGTTGCTACCAAACTCAACATCATAAGGTGTCAACCCCACAATTACAAAATCTCTCCCTCTTACCATCTGACATCTATTTAGAATACTTACAAATAACGTTAGGTTCTAAATTTTTTTCAAAATTCGCCAAACATATCACTTACAAACCTGTTATTAAAACGTAAGTCTATAAA is from Cytophagaceae bacterium ABcell3 and encodes:
- a CDS encoding glycosyl hydrolase family 8 encodes the protein MIKHLSLFLFFLIFSFSAGAQNLFYNPDFEEGDDGWHDQVGGDGQATFNYESGEAYTGSYGLHVQVIETSEENHQIQLNTPSGWVAEEGVTYTISFYAKTDENKSFHLAAQDGPPGYAYRAGTDISLTTEWRRFEYSFTADTSGEGVVRFNFFLGAQTGDYYFDNFSLVAEDDIELPAPTPPTEGAWESDVYRNMLAELGKTPEQINSKIDEAFNQLFYGNPENEAIYYETDDDMAYILDVSANDIRTEGVSYGMMIAVQLDKQEEFDKLWKFAKTYMQHQEGPRKGYFAWQVDADTYEKLDNNSAPDGEVWFAMSLFFASHRWGDGEGIFDYQAEAQALLYDMLNLEERNGGIVDGLTNMFNRDEKQIVFVPEGENAEYTDPSYHVPGFFKLFAKWSEHDNELWSDIADTSRSFLLKAMHPETGLTTEYMTFDAQPKETSFNDKSHYFAYDSWRVVGNVAMDAHWFGEDWHTEQADKVLSFFNAQGTTYPALYEQDGTPLEDNHSSPGLVAMNAAGTLASAEEHAWTFLNSFYNQSVPTGEHRYYDGVLHMLGLLHTSGNFRIWAPDETTSAAKKSENAFSVTVYPNPANAGQGIVIKSEDLEKGTALLKDSSGRILRSTELVSGEGIIATESLAKGMYFIQVTSSKGSYVKKVIVQ
- a CDS encoding DUF695 domain-containing protein, yielding MSFVQKLPTKGKATSYADFWNWFQENEKPFHQAIKEGEHIEAKFFNKLHPKLAELNEGFYFLAGMMDDHTAELIVTPEGIIKNIVFTEELIKAAPPIEGWKFTALKPSLDISNVCIMMEGIEFSKDNLFFYPTVNTSYPDEININIVHRDYSENNKEVINHGVLIFLDNYLGELNFVETIDNLSVSEDMNIKEELIPIEKLKAFLNWRQKEFTEKYHGIRLDTSNDAHAILEASLENGDPLLAAINTDLLQWDCKASHPWIVIVELQFNGDTNTGMPNTEDYQKLNEIEEDIKLKDAEGYLYIGRQTTRNSREIYFACKDFRKPSKILYMAQQKYSGLFGFDYHIYKDKYWKTFKRFLPNK
- a CDS encoding ion transporter codes for the protein MTFRKKVFLVLEETTEPKSLSWYFDLFLINLIVLNVVAVILETVDGIYNPLSIFFTGFEYFSITFFAIEYLLRVWAIIESPKKRHPIKGRLNYMYSFLGIVDLLAFLPFFLPFLGIDFRFIRMLRLLRLFRLMKITRYFGTLELISNVVKNKRVELSITITLLALILIFTSSLMYFVEHTAQPEAFSSIPATMWWGVATLTTVGYGDMYPFTPLGRFLGAVIAVLGLGFFALPAGILSSGFAEEIKKRKTKPHKNKANGKCPHCGKSLKGQ
- a CDS encoding glycosyltransferase; the encoded protein is MVRGRDFVIVGLTPYDVEFGSNCKNIAEEIAKHNRVLYINRPVDRASLITRRNNPSMQKRIAINKGEKEDLVQVSENLWNLYPKTVMESVNWLNINSIFDYINKVNNQRLANKILGAIERLGFKDFILFNDNDFFKGYHLKELLQPSQYVYYIRDYLVGLKYWAKHGERMEKKLIGKADVVVTNSTYLSQYAEAYNHKVFYVGQGCDLSHFKERAGVGAPEDLQNIQSPVVGYVGALNSHRLDISILEYIADNMPEWNLVLVGPEDENFQKSSLHKRKNVHFLGNKSIQELPQYIQRFDVCLNPQLVNALTIGNYPRKIDEYLAMGKPSVATKTKAMEVFKDHVYLANSKEEYVQLIRKAYNEFTDDRANMLKAFAATHTWENSVRGIYNAILAVERFEYALAV